In Gadus chalcogrammus isolate NIFS_2021 chromosome 23, NIFS_Gcha_1.0, whole genome shotgun sequence, a genomic segment contains:
- the mrpl15 gene encoding 39S ribosomal protein L15, mitochondrial, which produces MSLIKKPGGKALDVLQNLPRITLANLRPEPGSKQKEKRRGRGQYGGNRSGRGHKGERQRGTRPRLGFEGGATPFYLIIPKYGYNEGHSRRPQYQPLSLKRLQYLIDVGRLDPSQPIDLTQLVNARGVTIQPQKRDFGVQLVDEGAELFSAKINIEVQRASEAAIAAVERNGGVLTNSFYDPISLAILIKPVPFFQRGQPIPKRMHPGEEMVPFYMDPCARGYLAPPEQVQQARLALAKKYGYVLPDLSRDELFHMLSSRKDPRQIFFGLSPGWVVNMADRKILKPTDEKLVQYYGS; this is translated from the exons ATGTCTCTTATCAAAAAGCCTGGCGGAAAAGCTTTGGATGTTTTACAGAATTTACCTCGCATCACTTTAGCAAACTTGCGACCCGAGCCGGGGTCAAAGCAAAAG GAGAAACGGCGAGGCAGGGGTCAGTATGGAGGCAATCGGAGCGGCCGCGGCCATAAGGGAGAACGCCAGAGGGGAACTCGTCCTCGTCTGGGGTTCGAAGGAGGAGCGACTCCCTTCTACCTGATTATCCCGAAATATGGATACAACGAAGGGCACAG CCGCCGGCCCCAGTACCAGCCCCTGTCTCTGAAGCGTCTGCAGTACCTGATCGACGTGGGCCGCCTGGACCCGTCCCAGCCCATAGACCTGACCCAGCTGGTCAATGCCCGGGGGGTCACCATCCAGCCCCAGAAGAGGGACTTCGGGGTCCAGCTCGTAGACGAG GGCGCTGAGCTCTTTTCAGCCAAGATCAACATTGAGGTCCAGCGGGCGTCGGAGGCAGCGATCGCTGCCGTGGAGCGCAATGGCGGGGTCCTCACCAACAGCTTCTATGACCCCATCAGCCTCG CGATCCTCATCAAGCCCGTGCCGTTCTTCCAGCGGGGGCAGCCCATCCCCAAGCGCATGCACCCGGGGGAGGAGATGGTCCCGTTCTACATGGACCCCTGCGCCCGCGGCTACCTCGCCCCCCCCGAGCAGGTCCAGCAGGCCCGGCTGGCCCTTGCCAAGAAGTACGGCTACGTCCTACCTGACCTCTCCAGGGACGAGCTGTTCCACATGCTGAGCTCCCGGAAGGACCCCAGGCAGATCTTCTTCGGCCTGTCCCCCGGCTGGGTGGTCAACATGGCCGACAGGAAGATCCTCAAGCCCACCGACGAGAAACTCGTCCAGTACTACGGCTCCTAG
- the lypla1 gene encoding acyl-protein thioesterase 1, which produces MCGNSMSAPLPAVVPAARKATAAVIFLHGLGDTGHGWASAFTGIKTPHVKYICPHAPTIPVTLNMRMSMPAWFDIYSLNHDADEDASGIKRASENLKALIDHEVKNGIPSHRIMLGGFSQGGALSLYTALTSQHKLAGVIALSCWLPLRNSFPQASACGANADVPLLQCHGDADGIVPVHFGRQSVEKMKSLINPANITFKTYRGLAHDACPEEMVEVKRFIEKQLPPI; this is translated from the exons ATGTGCGGTAACAGCATGTCAGCTCCTCTACCTGCCGTGGTGCCTGCCGCGCGGAAAGCCACCGCCGCG GTTATATTTCTACATGGTCTTGGTGATACGGG ACATGGGTGGGCAAGTGCCTTCACAGGCATCAAAACACCCCATGTGAAGTACATCTGTCCGCATGC TCCAACGATACCAGTTACCTTAAACATGAGGATGTCCATGCCCGCATG GTTCGACATTTATAGCTTGAACCACGACGCGGACGAGGACGCATCGGGTATCAAACGAGCGTCAGAAAATT TAAAAGCCCTAATAGACCATGAAGTGAAAAATGGAATTCCCTCTCATAGGATAATGCTGGGTGGTTTCTCCCAG GGTGGAGCGCTGTCTCTCTACACCGCTCTGACTTCTCAGCACAAGCTCGCCGGTGTGATTGCTCTGAGCTGCTGGCTGCCTCTACGGAACTCCTTCCCTCAG GCCTCGGCCTGCGGCGCCAACGCAGACGTGCCTCTGCTGCAGTGCCACGGGGACGCGGACGGCATCGTCCCCGTGCATTTCGGTCGCCAGAGCGtggagaagatgaagagtcTCATCAACCCGGCCAACATCACCTTCAAAACGTACCGCGGCCTGGCCCACGACGCCTGCCCAGAG gaAATGGTGGAGGTTAAGAGGTTCATAGAGAAACAGCTCCCGCCCATCTGA